The Candidatus Aenigmatarchaeota archaeon genome window below encodes:
- a CDS encoding DNA methyltransferase: protein MVFAKIIVGDSRRMAEVNDNSISLVVTSPPYWHIKDYGVEGQIGYGQSLHEYLKNLFIVWKECFRILKPGTRLCINIGDQFLRSIIYGRYKIAPIHSEFITQCEKIGFDYMGSIIWQKKTTMNTTGGASVMGSYPYPPNGLVEIDYEFILIFKKPGKTEFSKEVKEKSKLTKEEWKEYFSGHWNFNGEKQIGHEAMFPEELPKRLIKMFTFVGDTVLDPFLGSGTTVKVALSLDRNSIGYEINEEFLPIIKNKIGLNVSLLNLNNQIEIIKQNKPVIEIDTDYIPNIKDAKPIIPPHKFNFNKERLYKVVNILNEDTIELDTGLKVRLLGVSCIQQQSSRAVKYLEEYVKGKQVFLKFDPSFNPKEEPIPAYVFLKNKIFVNKEMIKQKLAKIPQYTFKYKDNFSKLIVGAKNG from the coding sequence ATGGTATTTGCAAAAATAATAGTCGGTGACAGCAGAAGAATGGCAGAAGTCAATGATAATAGTATCTCTCTAGTTGTAACTTCACCACCATATTGGCATATAAAAGATTATGGGGTTGAAGGGCAAATAGGTTATGGTCAATCTTTACATGAATATCTTAAAAATTTGTTTATAGTTTGGAAAGAATGCTTCAGAATTTTAAAGCCTGGAACAAGATTGTGTATAAACATAGGTGACCAATTTTTAAGAAGCATAATTTATGGTAGATATAAAATAGCACCAATTCATTCAGAATTTATAACTCAATGTGAAAAAATCGGTTTTGATTATATGGGTTCTATAATTTGGCAGAAAAAAACTACAATGAATACTACTGGTGGCGCAAGTGTAATGGGATCATATCCGTATCCTCCTAATGGCTTAGTAGAAATAGACTACGAATTTATTTTGATTTTTAAGAAACCAGGAAAAACAGAATTTTCAAAAGAAGTAAAAGAAAAATCAAAATTAACTAAAGAAGAATGGAAAGAGTATTTTTCAGGTCATTGGAATTTTAATGGTGAAAAGCAAATAGGACATGAAGCAATGTTTCCAGAAGAATTACCTAAAAGATTAATCAAAATGTTTACATTTGTTGGAGATACTGTATTGGATCCATTTTTGGGAAGCGGAACAACCGTTAAAGTTGCATTAAGTCTGGATAGAAATTCAATAGGTTATGAGATAAATGAAGAATTTTTGCCTATTATTAAAAATAAAATTGGATTAAATGTGAGTTTACTTAACTTAAACAATCAAATAGAGATTATAAAACAAAATAAACCTGTTATAGAAATAGATACAGATTACATACCTAATATTAAAGATGCAAAACCGATTATACCACCTCATAAATTCAATTTTAATAAAGAAAGATTGTATAAAGTAGTAAATATTTTAAATGAGGATACAATCGAACTAGACACGGGGCTTAAAGTAAGATTATTAGGTGTAAGTTGTATCCAGCAACAATCTAGTAGGGCAGTAAAATATCTTGAAGAATATGTTAAGGGAAAACAAGTATTCTTAAAATTTGATCCTTCATTTAATCCAAAGGAAGAGCCAATACCAGCTTATGTATTTCTAAAAAATAAAATTTTTGTAAATAAGGAAATGATTAAACAAAAGTTAGCAAAAATCCCACAATATACTTTCAAATATAAAGATAATTTTTCAAAACTAATAGTAGGGGCAAAAAATGGCTAA
- the speB gene encoding agmatinase: MEYLTSFFPNNSKFEDAQIVVFGVPIDSTVDYLTGTRFGPKIIREAANFIEPFDLETGKNLLEELKIFDFGDIEPCRSSVEKTIDKVHEKIKDLFDLKKFPLMLGGEHSISLGAVKSLPKACRIISFDAHYDLKEVWGESEYTHNTWFRKAAEFIGKKNVCLIGVRSGDEFEFEYSKDILVNPSFSKLENFIKGKDVYLSVDMDVFDPSIAPGVGTPEPSGIKYEDFIETVKLICNFGNIIGMDVVEARPLGENKITEILAAKIIFKVLNYEFIG; this comes from the coding sequence ATGGAATATTTGACAAGTTTTTTCCCTAATAATTCAAAATTCGAGGATGCACAAATAGTTGTTTTCGGTGTTCCCATTGATTCGACTGTTGATTATTTGACTGGAACAAGATTCGGGCCAAAAATAATAAGGGAAGCGGCGAATTTCATAGAACCTTTTGATTTGGAGACAGGAAAGAACCTTTTGGAAGAATTGAAGATTTTTGATTTTGGTGATATTGAACCGTGTAGAAGTAGTGTTGAGAAGACTATAGACAAGGTTCACGAAAAAATAAAGGATTTATTTGATTTAAAAAAATTTCCTTTGATGTTGGGTGGTGAACATTCTATAAGTTTGGGGGCCGTGAAATCTTTACCAAAAGCCTGTAGGATAATTTCCTTTGATGCACATTATGATTTAAAGGAGGTTTGGGGGGAGAGTGAATATACTCACAATACATGGTTTAGAAAGGCTGCTGAATTTATCGGGAAGAAAAATGTTTGTTTGATTGGGGTTAGAAGTGGGGATGAGTTTGAGTTTGAGTATTCCAAAGATATTTTAGTTAATCCGAGTTTTAGTAAGCTTGAAAATTTTATTAAAGGAAAGGATGTTTATTTGAGTGTTGATATGGATGTTTTTGATCCTTCTATTGCACCTGGTGTTGGGACTCCTGAACCTTCTGGTATAAAATATGAAGATTTTATTGAGACAGTAAAGTTAATCTGCAATTTTGGAAATATTATTGGGATGGATGTTGTTGAAGCAAGACCTCTTGGGGAAAACAAAATAACAGAAATATTGGCCGCAAAAATAATATTTAAGGTTCTAAATTATGAATTTATTGGTTGA
- a CDS encoding MjaI family restriction endonuclease, whose product MAKEWILNSATNRFQLNFSRNVGKVAEEIRKCSPKTLEDWEKYYYQNVRPKEHLIELGRKLYTKITEVLQAEIESVTEQDCIDFIINLVIKRTFDGYITEKQTIYGQLQDILGVKIEPAPDEWDRLYNVDFFIKVKDKFIGLQIKPAGGVSHITQIYQERTQQAETHKKFSTKYGGKVFYVISIKDGDKKKIHNKEVIEEIKAEIKRLQSD is encoded by the coding sequence ATGGCTAAAGAGTGGATATTAAATAGTGCAACAAATCGATTTCAATTAAATTTTTCTCGAAATGTTGGTAAAGTTGCAGAAGAAATAAGGAAATGTTCTCCGAAGACATTAGAAGATTGGGAGAAATATTATTACCAAAATGTTAGACCAAAAGAACATCTTATAGAATTAGGTAGAAAATTATACACAAAAATTACAGAAGTTTTACAAGCTGAAATTGAGAGTGTAACAGAACAAGATTGTATCGATTTCATAATCAATCTTGTTATCAAAAGAACATTTGATGGCTATATAACAGAAAAACAAACAATCTATGGTCAATTACAAGACATTCTTGGTGTAAAGATTGAACCTGCTCCAGACGAATGGGATAGATTATACAATGTGGATTTCTTTATCAAGGTTAAAGACAAATTTATAGGGTTACAAATCAAACCTGCTGGTGGAGTTTCACATATCACACAAATTTATCAGGAAAGAACACAACAAGCTGAAACTCATAAAAAATTTAGTACAAAATATGGAGGAAAAGTATTTTATGTTATATCTATAAAAGATGGTGATAAAAAGAAAATCCACAATAAAGAAGTTATTGAAGAGATTAAGGCAGAAATAAAAAGATTGCAAAGTGATTAA